The following coding sequences are from one Lujinxingia vulgaris window:
- a CDS encoding glucose 1-dehydrogenase, producing MTTKHQRVAWVTGGAQGIGRAISEALVDEGVRVCVVDRDREAGEEMLEELGSPETMAFWEVDVSDEKSVAGAMDQTIERFGRLDVLVNNAGVAQPHSGPIESLSLEDWNRWLDTNLTGAFLCAKHAVPHLRCTSGSIVNMASTRAYQSEANSEAYAASKGGLVALTHAMAMSLGPEIRVNSVSPGWIEVSEWKKRSERERPQLRPEDHAQHPVGRVGKPEDVAELVVFLTGPRAEFITGQDFVIDGGMTRKMIYED from the coding sequence ATGACTACAAAGCATCAGCGTGTCGCCTGGGTCACGGGCGGGGCTCAGGGCATTGGTCGCGCCATCAGTGAAGCCCTGGTCGACGAGGGCGTCCGGGTCTGTGTGGTCGACCGGGACCGCGAGGCCGGGGAGGAGATGCTCGAAGAGCTGGGCTCTCCCGAGACGATGGCGTTCTGGGAGGTGGACGTCTCCGATGAAAAGAGCGTCGCGGGGGCGATGGACCAGACCATCGAGCGTTTTGGGCGCCTGGACGTTTTGGTGAACAACGCCGGCGTCGCGCAGCCCCACAGCGGTCCTATCGAGTCGTTGAGTCTGGAGGATTGGAATCGCTGGTTGGATACAAACCTCACAGGCGCTTTCCTCTGTGCGAAGCATGCCGTGCCTCACCTGCGTTGCACGTCGGGTTCGATCGTCAATATGGCGTCGACCCGGGCGTATCAGTCCGAGGCCAATTCGGAGGCTTATGCGGCTTCCAAGGGTGGTCTTGTTGCGCTGACGCACGCGATGGCGATGAGTCTCGGGCCGGAGATTCGCGTGAACAGCGTTAGCCCGGGGTGGATCGAGGTTTCTGAGTGGAAGAAGCGGTCGGAGCGCGAAAGGCCGCAGCTGCGGCCCGAAGACCATGCCCAGCACCCGGTGGGGCGAGTGGGTAAGCCTGAAGATGTGGCGGAGCTGGTGGTGTTTTTGACGGGACCGCGCGCGGAGTTCATCACCGGTCAAGATTTTGTGATCGACGGGGGGATGACGCGGAAAATGATTTATGAGGATTAG
- the istB gene encoding IS21-like element helper ATPase IstB — MSIKHQRLLEMLTRLKLTAVRDRLDSLIDEGATKEMTLREFLYFLCEQETAAKEERRISMGLKIAKFPLARSLEGFDFGAQPSLDPQRIRELSVCRFVANGENVLFLGPPGVGKTHLVIALGREAVHQGYSTLFVQAAHLLASLKQAQEEGRLEERLRHFTKPKLLIIDELGYLPFEREVSHLFFQLVAKRYERGSMMITSNRAVSEWGDVFGDPVLATAILDRLLHHSHIVTIRGESYRLKEKRRSGLFQPRGETDVSAPSH; from the coding sequence ACCAGCGTCTGCTCGAGATGCTCACCCGACTCAAACTCACCGCGGTCCGCGATCGTTTGGACTCGCTCATTGACGAAGGGGCGACAAAAGAGATGACCCTGCGGGAGTTTCTTTACTTTCTGTGCGAGCAGGAGACGGCCGCCAAAGAAGAGCGCCGGATCTCGATGGGCTTAAAGATCGCAAAGTTTCCCCTGGCCCGCTCGCTCGAGGGCTTCGACTTTGGCGCGCAGCCCTCGCTTGACCCCCAGCGGATTCGCGAGCTCTCGGTCTGCCGTTTTGTCGCCAACGGCGAAAACGTCCTCTTTCTGGGCCCTCCCGGCGTGGGCAAGACCCATCTGGTGATTGCGCTTGGCCGGGAGGCCGTCCACCAGGGCTACTCCACGCTCTTTGTGCAGGCCGCCCACCTTCTGGCTTCGCTGAAACAGGCTCAGGAGGAGGGGCGGCTTGAGGAGCGTCTGCGCCACTTCACCAAGCCCAAGCTCCTGATCATCGATGAGCTGGGATATCTGCCCTTTGAGCGGGAGGTCTCCCATCTCTTCTTCCAACTCGTGGCCAAGCGCTACGAGCGGGGCAGCATGATGATCACCAGCAACCGTGCCGTCAGCGAATGGGGCGATGTCTTCGGTGACCCGGTGCTCGCCACCGCAATCCTGGACCGCCTCTTACACCACAGCCACATCGTCACCATCCGAGGGGAGAGCTACCGCCTCAAAGAGAAACGACGAAGCGGGCTGTTTCAGCCACGGGGCGAGACTGACGTCTCTGCCCCCTCACATTAA